In Torulaspora globosa chromosome 1, complete sequence, a genomic segment contains:
- a CDS encoding lactoylglutathione lyase (ancestral locus Anc_6.305), which produces MATENKYYPIKIAAAAQDSTLKVNHTCVRVKNPARSIEFYQKHFGMTLLGSKDFPDMKFSLHFLTFPKEVGKTEQGQPEIFGTSGVLELTHNWGSENDPEFRVNNGNQEPHRGFGHICFSVADIKKTCERLEAEGVSFKKRMADGRQKDIAFALDPDGYWIELVQYIKDTEEAPRKDIGDKFNHTMIRVKDAEKSLEFYQNVLGMKLVRKSEHENAKFTLYFLAYGVPSGQNSSSIEGVLELTHNWGTENDPGFKYHNGNEKPQGYGHICVSCNDPAVLCNEIEQRYGDKISWGVKFNQGKMKNLAFIKDPDGYSIEIVPSGLVL; this is translated from the coding sequence ATGGCTACTGAAAATAAGTACTATCCAATCAAAAtagctgctgctgcccAAGACTCTACTTTGAAAGTCAACCACACATGCGTGAGAGTCAAGAACCCAGCTAGAAGCATTGAGTTCTACCAAAAGCACTTTGGTATGACCTTGCTTGGGAGCAAGGACTTCCCAGATATGAAGTTCAGTTTGCACTTCCTGACCTTCCCCAAGGAAGTTGGCAAGACCGAGCAAGGCCAACCTGAAATCTTCGGCACCAGCGGTGTTCTTGAGCTGACCCACAACTGGGGCAGCGAAAACGATCCTGAGTTCAGAGTTAACAACGGGAATCAAGAGCCACACAGAGGCTTTGGTCATATCTGTTTCTCTGTCGCTGACATCAAGAAAACCTGTGAGAGACTGGAAGCCGAGGGtgtctccttcaagaagagaatggCAGATGGCAGACAGAAGGACATTGCCTTTGCTCTTGACCCAGACGGGTATTGGATTGAACTTGTGCAATACATCAAGGACACCGAAGAGGCGCCTCGTAAGGACATTGGCGACAAGTTCAACCATACTATGATTCGTGTCAAGGATGCCGAGAAGTCCCTTGAATTCTACCAGAACGTTCTCGGAATGAAGCTGGTAAGAAAATCTGAGCACGAGAATGCCAAATTCACTCTGTATTTCCTGGCATACGGCGTGCCCTCCGGTCAGAATTCTTCGTCGATTGAAGGTGTCCTGGAATTGACCCACAACTGGGGTACCGAAAACGACCCAGGCTTCAAGTACCACAACGGGAACGAGAAGCCACAGGGTTACGGTCACATATGCGTTAGCTGCAACGATCCGGCCGTTCTTTGTAACGAGATCGAGCAGCGCTACGGTGATAAGATCAGCTGGGGTGTTAAATTCAACCAAGgcaagatgaagaatctgGCTTTTATCAAAGACCCAGATGGATACTCCATTGAGATCGTCCCATCGGGCCTCGTTCTGTAG
- the CSE2 gene encoding Cse2p (ancestral locus Anc_6.301): MALQNSALREVQAILLPSMGVPLPPDHAADADATQAGTETDRKQPQAGSIQQQSNSAPVATTATAEFIPQIFYSLHQIRKEPNNFGNQLETSTAFIKHRLKSCKALIANDENCKNLLSKTPKEWHEYMQNREKELQMKRKMLEDLKNKIAALQTDHQS, encoded by the coding sequence ATGGCTTTGCAAAACAGTGCGCTACGAGAAGTACAAGCGATTCTGCTCCCATCGATGGGCGTTCCTCTGCCACCAGACCACGCTGCCGATGCAGATGCGACGCAAGCCGGCACAGAGACAGACAGAAAGCAGCCGCAGGCAGGCAgcatccagcagcagtcCAACTCAGCGCCCGTTGCCACCACGGCCACCGCTGAATTCATCCCGCAGATCTTCTACTCGCTGCACCAGATACGGAAGGAACCCAACAACTTCGGAAACCAGCTGGAGACCTCCACAGCGTTTATCAAGCACAGGCTCAAGAGCTGCAAGGCGCTGATAGCCAACGACGAGAACTGCAAGAACCTGCTCAGCAAGACGCCGAAGGAGTGGCACGAGTACATGCAAAACCGCGAGAAAGAACTccagatgaagaggaagatgctAGAGGACctgaagaacaagataGCAGCGCTGCAAACCGACCATCAGAGCTAG
- the PFK2 gene encoding 6-phosphofructokinase subunit beta (ancestral locus Anc_6.304), whose product MTVDIPLVNGTSYCTLTAHSKEAFEKTVKFYGDFLQLEGRSISGNSTLLFNGAVSLKLDLEIDEIKQKVAEAQYEQLKSTTITQDWRASVHESLVFNTANIQENKNYLVEENLPRQAYPTDLFPMQLYTLDPLGNVVGVTSTKNAVSTMPTRPPTSDESVTSSLVSKVPSYTDLKKAVPTSDTYPSLPASSNKPKKAIAVMTSGGDAPGMNANVRAIVRTAIFKGCRAFVVMEGYSGLVHGGPEYIKEFTWEDVRGWSSEGGTNIGTARCMEFKKREGRLLGAQHLIEAGVDALIVCGGDGSLTGADLFRSEWPSLIDELLKTNRITEEQHSRYKHLNICGTVGSIDNDMSTTDATIGAYSALDRICKAIDYVEATANSHSRAFVVEVMGRNCGWLALLAGIATSADYILIPEKPASSREWQDQMCDIVSKHRKRGKRTTIVIIAEGAIANDLTPISSADVHKVLVDRLGLDTRITTLGHVQRGGTAVAYDRILATLQGVEAVNAVLDSTPDTPSPLIAINENKITRKPLVESVKLTKSVADAIKAKDFKKAMALRDTEFVEHLNNFMAINSADHNEPKLPADKRLKIAIVNVGAPAGGINSAVYSMATYCMSQGHKPYAIYNGWSGLARHESVRSLDWKSMLGWQSRGGSEIGTNRVTPEDADIGMIAYYFQKYQFDGLVIVGGFEAFVSLHQLERARDSYAAFRIPMVLIPATLSNNVPGTEYSLGSDTALNALMEYCDVIKQSASSTRGRAFVVDVQGGNSGFLATCAALAVGAQASYVPEEGISLEQLSQDIETLAESFAKAEGRGRFGKLILKSTNASKALSAESLAKVMTAEAEGRFDAKSAIPGHIQQGGLPSPIDRTRATRFAIKAIGFIEAQQALISDARADNDGFNPDDKELSGTAAVLGVKGSHIVFTSIRQLYDFETEVTKRVPKIIHWEATRAIADHLVGRKRVD is encoded by the coding sequence ATGACGGTTGATATTCCTTTGGTTAATGGTACATCGTACTGTACTCTAACCGCGCACTCCAAAGAAGCGTTTGAGAAGACTGTCAAATTTTATGGTGATTTTTTGCAGCTAGAGGGACGTTCGATATCTGGTAACTCGACTTTGCTATTCAATGGCGCTgtctctttgaagctggatctagaaatcgatgagatcaagcAAAAGGTTGCTGAAGCTCAATACGAGCAATTGAAATCGACTACTATTACTCAAGATTGGAGAGCTTCTGTTCACGAATCCCTTGTCTTCAACACTGCTAATATCCAAGAAAACAAGAACTATCTAGTGGAAGAAAACCTACCTCGTCAAGCCTACCCAACTGACCTTTTTCCAATGCAACTTTATACCTTGGACCCATTGGGTAATGTCGTCGGTGTTACCTCCACCAAGAATGCTGTTAGCACTATGCCAACGCGCCCTCCTACTTCAGACGAGTCAGTCACTTCGTCTCTTGTATCCAAGGTGCCATCCTATACtgacttgaagaaagcagtTCCAACTTCTGACACGTATCCCTCGCTACCGGCTTCTTCTAACAAGCCTAAAAAGGCCATTGCCGTGATGACTTCCGGTGGTGATGCCCCAGGTATGAACGCTAATGTCAGAGCTATTGTGCGTACTGCCATTTTCAAAGGTTGCCGTGCTTTTGTTGTTATGGAGGGCTATTCTGGCTTGGTTCACGGCGGTCCAGAATATATAAAGGAGTTCACGTGGGAAGATGTTCGTGGATGGTCCAGCGAAGGTGGTACTAACATTGGTACCGCTCGTTGTATGGAGTTCAAGAAACGTGAAGGTAGATTGCTGGGTGCTCAGCACTTGATCGAAGCAGGTGTCGATGCTCTTATCGTCTGTGGTGGTGACGGCTCGTTGACCGGTGCTGACCTATTCAGATCCGAGTGGCCATCGTTGATTGACGAACTTTTGAAGACCAACAGAATCACGGAAGAGCAACATAGCAGATACAAGCATTTGAACATTTGTGGTACTGTCGGTTCGATTGATAACGATATGTCTACCACTGACGCTACAATTGGTGCTTACTCTGCTTTGGACAGAATCTGTAAAGCTATCGATTATGTTGAAGCCACCGCTAACTCGCATTCGAGAGCTTTTGTCGTTGAAGTCATGGGTAGAAACTGTGGTTGGCTAGCTCTGTTGGCAGGTATCGCTACTTCTGCCGACTACATCTTGATTCCAGAAAAGCCTGCCTCATCTCGCGAGTGGCAAGATCAAATGTGTGACATCGTTTCTAAGCACAGAAAGAGAGGTAAGAGAACTACCATTGTGATTATTGCTGAGGGTGCCATTGCTAACGATTTAACTCCAATCTCCTCTGCTGATGTTCACAAAGTGTTGGTTGATAGATTAGGTCTAGACACAAGAATCACTACTTTGGGTCACGTCCAAAGAGGTGGTACAGCAGTCGCTTACGACCGTATCCTGGCTACTCTACAAGGTGTTGAAGCCGTCAACGCTGTCCTAGATTCTACACCAGATACACCATCTCCATTGATTGCCATCAATGAGAACAAAATCACCCGTAAACCACTTGTTGAGTCAGTCAAGTTAACCAAGTCTGTTGCCGACGCCATTAAAGCcaaggatttcaagaaggccaTGGCTCTGAGAGACACCGAATTCGTCGAGCATTTGAACAACTTCATGGCGATCAATTCCGCTGACCACAATGAGCCTAAGCTGCCAGCTGACAAGAGACTAAAGATTGCTATCGTTAACGTCGGCGCACCGGCTGGTGGTATTAACTCTGCCGTGTATTCGATGGCCACATACTGTATGTCTCAAGGTCACAAACCTTACGCAATCTACAATGGTTGGTCTGGTTTGGCTAGACACGAAAGTGTTCGTTCCCTAGACTGGAAATCCATGTTGGGATGGCAGAGTCGTGGTGGTTCCGAGATCGGTACCAACAGAGTCACTCCTGAGGATGCAGATATTGGTATGATTGCATACTATTTCCAAAAGTATCAATTCGATGGCTTAGTTATCGTCGGTGGTTTCGAGGCCTTCGTCTCTCTACATCAACTTGAAAGGGCAAGAGACAGTTATGCTGCTTTCAGAATTCCAATGGTGTTAATTCCAGCAACTTTGTCTAACAACGTGCCAGGCACTGAATACTCGCTTGGTAGCGACACAGCTCTTAACGCTTTAATGGAATACTGTGATGTCATCAAACAATCTGCATCCTCAACCAGAGGCAGAGCCTTTGTCGTTGACGTACAAGGTGGTAACTCTGGGTTCTTGGCGACCTGCGCCGCTTTGGCCGTTGGCGCCCAGGCCTCATATGTTCCAGAGGAAGGCATTTCTCTGGAACAGCTCTCGCAGGATATTGAGACTCTAGCAGAATCTTTTGCTAAAGCTGAAGGCAGAGGAAGATTCGGTAAATTGATTCTAAAGAGCACCAATGCATCTAAGGCTTTGAGCGCGGAATCCTTGGCAAAAGTTATGACAGCTGAGGCTGAAGGCAGATTCGACGCCAAGTCTGCTATCCCAGGTCACATCCAGCAGGGTGGTCTACCATCGCCAATTGACAGAACGAGAGCCACGAGATTCGCTATTAAGGCCATCGGTTTCATCGAGGCCCAGCAAGCTCTGATCAGTGATGCTCGTGCCGACAACGATGGCTTCAACCCAGACGATAAAGAACTTTCTGGCACTGCTGCCGTATTGGGTGTCAAGGGTTCTCACATCGTCTTCACTTCCATCAGGCAACTTTACGATTTTGAAACCGAAGTGACAAAGAGAGTTCCTAAGATCATCCATTGGGAAGCCACCAGAGCCATTGCCGACCATTTAGTCGGCAGAAAGCGTGTTGATTAA
- the TOM40 gene encoding TOM complex pore protein TOM40 (ancestral locus Anc_6.302) translates to MASPATLTDFTKIPSMPGVSPMTPDQAKGGFWSSNPISSFCIDAYRNVHAHRQSLSLVNPGTVENLNKEVARDVFLSQYFFTGLRADLNKAFCLNPAFQTSHTFSMGSSALPSYAFSALFADDNLFVQGNLDNEFSLSGRLNYGWNKNNISKVNLQLAHGQPTMCQLEQDYQGSDFSLNFKTLNPSISSKGLFNGVAVGSILQSITPQLSLGLELLYSRGQGNAPADAGVSYLTRYVSAKQDWIFSGQMQANGALIASFWRKVAPNVEAGIETTLQAGMVPITDPVVGTSIGIQPTIEGSTTIGAKYEYRQSVYRGTVDSNGKVACFLERKILPTLSVLFCGEIDHFKQESKLGCGLQFETAGNEELLMMQQGLDVNGNPLQAPSQV, encoded by the coding sequence atggCAAGCCCTGCAACGTTGACAGATTTCACCAAGATTCCTTCGATGCCTGGAGTGTCTCCAATGACCCCAGATCAAGCTAAAGGCGGGTTCTGGTCGTCGAATCCAATCTCTAGTTTTTGCATTGATGCGTACAGAAACGTTCATGCTCATAGACAGTCACTGTCACTGGTGAACCCCGGTACAGTGGAAAATCTCAACAAAGAAGTCGCCCGTGATGTGTTTCTGTCACAGTACTTTTTTACTGGTTTGCGAGCCGATCTCAATAAGGCATTCTGTTTGAATCCAGCGTTTCAAACTTCTCACACTTTCTCAATGGGGTCCAGTGCCCTGCCAAGCTATGCGTTCTCCGCTTTGTTTGCAGATGACAACCTGTTTGTTCAAGGTAACCTTGATAACGAATTCTCACTGTCCGGAAGATTGAACTACGGTTGGAATAAGAACAACATTTCTAAAGTCAACCTACAGTTGGCTCACGGACAGCCAACTATGTGTCAATTGGAGCAAGACTATCAAGGCTCTGATTTCTCATTaaacttcaagactttgaacccatcgatctcttccaagGGCTTGTTCAATGGCGTTGCTGTAGGTTCCATATTACAGAGCATCACCCCACAACTATCGCTAGGTTTGGAACTTTTGTACTCCAGAGGCCAAGGAAACGCGCCAGCCGACGCTGGCGTGTCATATTTGACCCGTTATGTCTCTGCTAAGCAAGATTGGATTTTCTCGGGTCAAATGCAGGCGAACGGTGCCCTGATTGCCTCTTTTTGGAGGAAAGTGGCTCCTAACGTCGAGGCAGGTATTGAAACCACTCTACAGGCAGGTATGGTCCCAATCACCGACCCAGTTGTCGGTACGTCGATTGGTATTCAACCAACTATCGAAGGTTCCACTACCATTGGCGCCAAGTACGAATACAGGCAATCTGTTTACCGTGGTACCGTCGACAGTAACGGTAAGGTTGCTTGCTTCCTAGAGAGAAAGATCCTGCCCACTTTGTCAGTGTTGTTCTGCGGTGAAAttgatcatttcaagcAAGAGAGCAAATTGGGATGCGGTTTGCAATTTGAAACTGCCGGTAACGAGGAACTGTTAATGATGCAACAAGGTTTGGATGTCAATGGCAACCCACTGCAGGCTCCATCTCAAGTTTAA
- the INP1 gene encoding Inp1p (ancestral locus Anc_6.303) has product MKSISTRGPVAVDESLQSSKSSSRKQGSTTLRSLKESFKFRGSMSPKKNSRQSASTTVSSPSRIRRSSIDRPELRKTKQRFSAQRVSLFKYEYVRVRSYSVLRRDSSSTISSDATRSSDNASYSSCKSRGSVRVKPTTLMAKGVLEVYQIYTPKASPAEKQQEMNYLSLGRKDNIVHPILPRLQVTRNSGLAQRFIIHFYNPDRSWEVEFLESSEGAPGAFEAVSKAVKEFESVISKICNYTVVSETPERRRAALIDVNAIPDLVEETKSRNGSNVIEDKPKSGKKGQDEVDKEEDEDDDLAYLLEEGNKEVQEKEIPNGNQSTSAANRESEDNLQDGAINEAFKKAMENFKPSSYHSYRGSKSEKMGEHHSLRRLSCYQPPNFEEQSLSLSKRFSSLGAKRFSSVPTWHNYEIPVNVTRRGD; this is encoded by the coding sequence ATGAAGTCTATCTCAACTAGAGGCCCGGTAGCTGTTGATGAGAGTTTGCAGTCCTCCAAGTCGTCCAGTAGGAAACAAGGATCTACCACTCTTAGGAGTCTTAAGGAGTCATTCAAGTTTCGTGGCTCGATGAGTCCCAAGAAGAATAGTCGCCAATCTGCCTCTACTACAGTCAGTTCACCTTCACGGAtacgaagaagctcaattgaccGTCCCGAGCTCCGCAAGACGAAGCAGAGATTCTCTGCTCAAAGGGTATCGTTATTCAAATACGAATATGTTCGAGTCAGAAGCTATTCCGTATTAAGGAGGGACTCGAGTTCGACCATTAGCTCTGACGCAACAAGAAGTAGTGACAACGCTAGCTACTCTAGCTGCAAAAGTCGAGGCAGCGTGAGAGTGAAGCCCACAACTCTAATGGCAAAGGGAGTCCTAGAAGTCTACCAAATTTATACCCCGAAAGCTAGCCCGGCAGAGAAACAGCAGGAAATGAATTATCTGTCTCTGGGACGCAAGGATAACATAGTTCATCCGATACTACCGCGGTTGCAGGTTACAAGGAATTCAGGTTTGGCACAGCGTTTTATTATTCATTTTTACAATCCTGATAGGTCATGGGAAGTCGAATTTCTAGAGTCATCAGAAGGAGCTCCTGGGGCGTTCGAGGCGGTTTCGAAAGCCGTCAAGGAATTTGAATCCGTAATCTCGAAAATATGCAATTATACTGTCGTGTCTGAAACTCCAGAGAGACGAAGAGCGGCATTGATTGATGTTAATGCAATTCCAGATTTAGTTGAGGAAACTAAATCCAGGAATGGGAGCAATGTAATAGAGGACAAGCCGAAGAGTGGAAAGAAAGGTCAGGACGAAGTCGACaaggaagaggacgaggatgatgatCTAGCCTATCTTTTAGAGGAAGGGAATAAAGAAGTgcaagagaaagaaatacCCAACGGTAACCAATCGACCAGTGCGGCCAACCGGGAATCGGAAGATAATTTGCAAGATGGCGCCATCAATGAAGCATTTAAGAAGGCTatggaaaatttcaaaccaTCGTCATATCATTCATATAGAGGTTCCAAGTCGGAAAAAATGGGCGAGCACCATTCGCTCAGAAGACTCAGCTGCTATCAACCGCCCAATTTCGAGGAACAGTCCTTGTCATTATCGAAAAGGTTCTCCTCTCTCGGGGCCAAGCGTTTCTCATCGGTACCCACATGGCATAACTACGAGATTCCCGTGAATGTAACGAGAAGAGGCGACTAG